One genomic window of Tatumella citrea includes the following:
- the aat gene encoding leucyl/phenylalanyl-tRNA--protein transferase produces the protein MYLPQLSEHPVSFPDPRSALREPDGLLAFGGDLSVERMVSAYRQGIFPWFSEQDPLLWWSPDPRAVLYPTEFHISRSMARFQRTSRYTVTIDRDFSSVIHGCATQREDGTWITNEVIAAWQELFCAGLAHSVEVWDGGKLTGGLYGMALGQLFCAESMFSRAENASKTGLMKFCQHFSAHGGQLIDCQILNPHTASLGVREIPRRHYLQQISTLQDLQLDANCWQSGPVI, from the coding sequence CTGTATTTGCCACAATTGTCTGAGCACCCGGTAAGTTTTCCGGATCCTCGATCTGCATTGCGTGAGCCTGATGGATTACTGGCTTTCGGTGGCGATCTTTCTGTGGAAAGAATGGTCAGTGCCTATCGTCAGGGTATTTTCCCGTGGTTTTCAGAGCAGGATCCGCTACTTTGGTGGTCTCCTGACCCGCGGGCAGTATTGTATCCGACAGAATTCCATATCAGTCGTAGTATGGCCCGTTTTCAACGGACATCCCGCTACACGGTAACCATCGACCGGGACTTTTCGTCGGTTATTCATGGCTGTGCTACACAACGCGAAGACGGGACCTGGATTACCAATGAAGTCATCGCTGCCTGGCAGGAACTGTTTTGCGCCGGTCTGGCACACTCCGTTGAAGTTTGGGATGGCGGTAAGTTAACTGGCGGTTTATATGGGATGGCGCTCGGCCAGTTGTTTTGTGCTGAATCAATGTTCAGCCGCGCTGAAAATGCCTCTAAAACCGGGCTAATGAAGTTTTGCCAACATTTTTCAGCCCATGGCGGGCAGCTTATTGATTGCCAAATCCTTAATCCACATACAGCATCGTTGGGGGTGAGAGAGATTCCTCGTCGTCACTACCTGCAACAGATCAGTACATTGCAGGACCTGCAGTTGGATGCAAATTGCTGGCAGTCAGGCCCGGTGATTTAG
- the trxB gene encoding thioredoxin-disulfide reductase codes for MAKHSKLLILGSGPAGYTAAVYAARANLNPVLITGVEKGGQLTTTTEVENWPGDPEHLTGPGLMERMHEHAVKFDTEIVFDHIHTVDLKNRPFRLTGDSGEYTADALIIATGASARYIGLPSEEEFKGKGVSACATCDGFFYRQQKVAVVGGGNTAVEEALYLSNIASEVHLIHRRESFRAEKILINRLMDKVASGNIVLHTNRTLEAVTGDEMGVTGARLQSTDGQSESEQIDVAGVFIAIGHSPNTAIFADQLELNNGYIVVQSGLHGNATQTSIPGVFAAGDVMDHTYRQAITSAGTGCMAALDAERYLDGLAGTDW; via the coding sequence ATGGCCAAACACAGTAAATTACTTATCCTGGGTTCAGGGCCTGCAGGTTATACCGCAGCCGTTTATGCTGCGCGGGCTAATCTGAACCCCGTGCTGATTACCGGAGTTGAAAAAGGCGGACAGCTGACTACTACGACTGAAGTCGAAAACTGGCCAGGCGATCCTGAGCACCTGACCGGCCCGGGGTTGATGGAAAGGATGCACGAGCATGCAGTGAAATTTGATACTGAAATCGTGTTTGATCATATTCATACTGTCGATCTTAAAAACCGCCCTTTCCGTCTGACCGGTGACAGCGGCGAATACACTGCCGATGCGCTGATTATTGCTACCGGAGCCTCCGCCCGTTATATCGGTCTGCCTTCGGAAGAAGAATTTAAAGGAAAAGGTGTTTCTGCCTGTGCGACCTGCGATGGATTTTTCTATCGTCAGCAGAAAGTCGCGGTAGTTGGCGGTGGTAATACTGCCGTTGAAGAAGCTCTGTATCTTTCTAACATTGCTTCCGAAGTGCACCTGATTCACCGTCGTGAAAGTTTTCGCGCCGAGAAAATCCTGATCAACCGGTTGATGGACAAAGTCGCCAGCGGCAACATTGTTCTGCATACTAACCGGACTCTGGAAGCCGTTACCGGTGATGAAATGGGCGTGACAGGAGCTCGTCTGCAATCCACTGACGGACAGTCAGAATCTGAGCAGATTGATGTCGCAGGTGTGTTTATTGCTATCGGGCACAGCCCAAACACTGCGATCTTTGCCGATCAGCTGGAACTGAACAATGGCTATATTGTGGTTCAGTCGGGCCTGCATGGTAATGCTACTCAGACCAGTATCCCCGGCGTCTTTGCTGCCGGTGATGTGATGGACCACACCTATCGCCAGGCGATTACCTCCGCAGGTACTGGCTGTATGGCAGCACTGGATGCTGAGCGCTATCTGGACGGTTTAGCCGGAACTGACTGGTAA
- the infA gene encoding translation initiation factor IF-1 has product MAKEDNIEMQGTVLDTLPNTMFRVELENGHVVTAHISGKMRKNYIRILTGDKVTVELTPYDLSKGRIVFRSR; this is encoded by the coding sequence ATGGCCAAAGAAGACAATATTGAAATGCAGGGTACCGTACTGGATACGTTGCCTAACACCATGTTCCGCGTTGAGCTAGAAAACGGCCACGTGGTTACCGCTCATATCTCTGGTAAAATGCGCAAAAACTATATCCGCATTCTGACCGGCGATAAAGTCACTGTAGAGCTGACGCCTTATGATTTGAGCAAGGGCCGCATTGTCTTCCGTAGTCGCTGA
- the cydC gene encoding heme ABC transporter ATP-binding protein/permease CydC, translating to MSALLPFLRLWRRHGLLLSLGLLLAIVTLLASISLLTLSGWFLAASALAGTAGLYSFNYMLPAAGVRGAAIIRTAARYFERLVSHDGTFRVLQHLRVYTFSKLFPLSPAGLAEFRQGDLLNRFVADVDNLDHLYLRVLSPLAGALLVIIAVTFGLSFLSLPLALITGGIMLLSLLLLPILFYRLGVSSGQQVTALSAAYRLQLTRWLSSMAELKIYQHDKHWQQQLSQTGQNLADAKQQQHSLNAASQSVLMIITGITVCMILWLGSLWLNSPGQDPTFIALFAFCALAAFESLGPVAASFLHISRVVLSARRLTELLDKPPQVIFPAQSTASQTTGIALKVTDLSFAYPGQQQLVLDGLNLQVSCGEKIALLGFTGCGKSTLLQLLTRAADPLQGNICFNQLPLKEWDETSLRQRTSVVTQRVALFNQTLRDNLRLAADNSSDSELIAVLQLTGLDALLENEGLDSWMGEGGRTLSGGELRRLAIARALLHQGDLWLLDEPTEGLDASTEQQILELLQRVTQGKTVIMVTHRLNGLDKMDRICVMENGGIIEQGSHQQLLKLHGRYRQFCQRLTGE from the coding sequence ATGAGTGCGTTGTTACCTTTTCTGCGTCTGTGGCGGCGGCATGGATTACTGCTTTCACTTGGCCTGCTACTGGCCATTGTGACTCTGCTGGCCAGTATCAGCCTGTTGACGCTTTCCGGCTGGTTTCTGGCAGCCTCCGCACTGGCCGGCACAGCAGGTCTGTACAGTTTTAACTATATGTTGCCGGCAGCCGGTGTCAGAGGGGCAGCCATTATTCGCACTGCCGCCCGCTATTTTGAACGACTGGTCAGTCACGACGGTACTTTTCGTGTGTTACAGCATCTGCGGGTCTATACCTTCAGCAAACTGTTCCCCCTCTCCCCTGCCGGCTTAGCTGAATTTCGCCAGGGTGATCTGTTAAATCGTTTTGTTGCCGATGTTGATAATCTGGATCACCTGTATCTGCGGGTTCTCTCGCCACTGGCGGGAGCATTACTGGTGATTATTGCCGTGACTTTCGGCCTGAGTTTTCTGAGCCTGCCGCTGGCCCTGATAACAGGCGGCATTATGTTGTTAAGCCTGCTGCTGCTTCCGATACTGTTTTACCGGTTGGGTGTTTCTTCAGGACAGCAGGTAACCGCACTGAGTGCTGCTTACCGCCTGCAACTGACACGCTGGCTGAGCAGCATGGCAGAGCTGAAAATTTATCAACATGATAAACACTGGCAACAGCAGTTATCTCAGACCGGACAGAATTTAGCTGATGCAAAGCAGCAACAACATTCTCTGAACGCAGCATCACAAAGCGTCCTGATGATCATCACCGGAATAACCGTCTGTATGATATTATGGCTGGGTTCGCTGTGGCTGAACTCTCCCGGACAGGATCCGACATTCATTGCTTTGTTTGCCTTCTGCGCACTGGCGGCTTTCGAATCGCTGGGACCGGTAGCAGCATCATTTCTGCACATCTCAAGGGTTGTACTGTCGGCCCGCCGCTTAACTGAGCTGTTAGATAAACCTCCACAGGTGATATTTCCCGCTCAATCCACGGCATCACAGACCACCGGTATTGCATTGAAGGTAACTGACCTGAGTTTTGCTTATCCTGGTCAACAGCAACTGGTCCTCGACGGGCTTAATCTGCAAGTCAGTTGCGGAGAAAAAATTGCGCTTCTCGGTTTTACTGGCTGCGGTAAGTCAACTCTACTCCAGCTGCTGACCAGGGCAGCTGATCCGCTGCAGGGTAACATTTGCTTTAACCAGCTGCCCCTTAAGGAATGGGACGAAACTTCACTTCGTCAGAGAACCAGTGTGGTTACGCAACGAGTGGCATTATTTAACCAGACTTTGCGTGATAACCTGCGGCTTGCCGCAGATAACAGTAGTGACAGTGAACTCATCGCCGTGCTACAACTCACTGGTCTGGATGCATTACTTGAAAATGAAGGTCTGGACAGTTGGATGGGTGAAGGTGGCCGGACGCTGTCAGGTGGAGAGCTACGCCGTTTAGCCATAGCCCGTGCATTATTGCACCAGGGTGATCTCTGGCTACTTGATGAACCCACTGAGGGGCTGGATGCCAGCACTGAACAACAGATCCTTGAGCTGTTACAGCGCGTCACTCAGGGTAAAACCGTTATCATGGTTACCCACCGCCTGAATGGTCTGGATAAAATGGATCGAATCTGCGTTATGGAAAATGGCGGGATCATCGAACAAGGCAGCCATCAACAGCTATTGAAGCTTCATGGCCGCTACCGGCAATTTTGCCAGCGTTTAACCGGTGAATGA
- the cydD gene encoding heme ABC transporter permease/ATP-binding protein CydD, with the protein MNKSRQQFLIRWLKQQRHFGQRWLRLSVITGIFSAVLIIAQAALLASLLESIIIRPATDNPLLPRLSALAGCFILRAILHYFRELFGFRAGTAICEAIRGQVIERLESRGPVWIKTRPVGSWTTLLQEQVDNMQDYYARYLPQMSLAALIPLMILLVLAPLNWAAALILFCTAPLIPLFMAMVGMGAAEANRKNFHALARLSGDFLDRLRGLETLRLFQRGAAEQRAIADSSEQFRQRTMEVLRMAFLSSAVLEFFAAISIAVVAVYFGFSYLGVLHFGDYHRGVTLFAGFLVLILAPEFFQPLRDLGNFYHAKAQATGAADVLEEFMQQTQPEEIPRSQTQPQWNGPVTLCATDLVVTTASGHPLTQPLNFTLQAGKRVALLGTSGAGKTSLINALLGFLPYQGSLKVNGCELRDADIVHWQQMIAWVGQNPTLPADSLRQNITFGRVCSEQQFEQALLASGVTEFIPQLAQGADTLIGDNATGLSVGQAQRVAVARALLLPSSVLLPDEPAASLDSHSEQRVMQALQAASLQQTTLMITHQPEGLQQWDEIWVMSHGQIIQQGDWQTLSDSRGLFSELLSHSRQEIQL; encoded by the coding sequence ATGAATAAATCCAGACAACAGTTTTTAATACGCTGGCTGAAACAGCAACGCCATTTTGGCCAGCGTTGGTTACGTCTCTCTGTGATCACCGGAATATTCAGCGCCGTTCTGATTATTGCTCAGGCCGCTCTGTTAGCCAGTCTGCTCGAATCTATCATTATCCGGCCAGCGACGGATAACCCACTGCTACCACGACTCTCTGCTCTGGCAGGATGCTTCATTCTGCGGGCGATATTGCATTATTTCAGAGAACTGTTTGGTTTTCGGGCCGGTACCGCCATCTGCGAAGCCATCCGCGGTCAGGTCATCGAACGCCTCGAGTCTCGTGGCCCGGTGTGGATTAAAACCCGACCGGTCGGGAGCTGGACTACCCTGTTGCAGGAACAGGTCGACAATATGCAGGATTATTATGCCCGCTACCTGCCGCAGATGTCGCTGGCTGCACTCATTCCGTTAATGATCCTGCTGGTACTGGCTCCACTCAACTGGGCAGCCGCGTTAATACTGTTTTGTACCGCCCCGCTGATCCCGCTGTTCATGGCGATGGTTGGCATGGGAGCGGCAGAAGCAAACCGCAAAAACTTCCATGCACTGGCACGATTAAGTGGTGACTTTCTTGACCGGTTACGTGGACTGGAAACATTGCGTCTGTTTCAGCGTGGTGCTGCTGAACAGAGGGCTATCGCTGACAGCTCGGAACAGTTTCGCCAACGCACAATGGAAGTTTTGCGAATGGCTTTCTTATCGTCAGCGGTTCTGGAGTTTTTTGCAGCAATTTCGATTGCTGTTGTCGCCGTCTATTTTGGCTTCTCCTACCTTGGTGTATTGCACTTCGGGGATTATCACCGCGGAGTTACCTTATTTGCCGGCTTTCTGGTGCTTATTCTTGCTCCTGAATTCTTTCAACCGTTGCGCGACCTGGGAAATTTTTATCACGCCAAAGCGCAGGCTACCGGTGCCGCGGATGTACTGGAGGAGTTTATGCAACAGACACAGCCAGAAGAGATCCCCCGATCACAGACTCAGCCGCAGTGGAACGGCCCGGTCACTCTTTGCGCAACAGATCTGGTTGTTACTACTGCCAGCGGCCATCCTCTGACACAGCCATTAAATTTCACCCTGCAAGCCGGTAAACGGGTCGCATTGCTGGGGACCAGTGGTGCCGGTAAAACCTCGCTGATTAATGCTTTGTTGGGGTTTTTACCTTATCAGGGATCGCTGAAAGTCAATGGCTGTGAACTACGCGACGCCGACATTGTTCACTGGCAGCAGATGATTGCATGGGTCGGGCAGAACCCGACACTGCCGGCTGACAGTTTGCGGCAGAATATTACCTTCGGACGGGTCTGTAGCGAGCAACAATTTGAGCAGGCTCTGCTTGCTTCGGGGGTAACTGAGTTCATCCCTCAGCTGGCACAAGGTGCTGATACGCTCATCGGTGATAATGCCACTGGATTATCCGTCGGGCAGGCACAACGGGTCGCAGTAGCCAGAGCTCTGTTACTGCCTTCCAGCGTGTTGTTGCCGGATGAACCTGCAGCCAGCCTGGATAGTCACAGCGAACAACGAGTCATGCAGGCACTACAAGCGGCATCACTGCAACAAACTACGTTGATGATTACTCATCAACCCGAAGGTTTGCAGCAATGGGACGAAATCTGGGTGATGAGCCACGGACAGATCATCCAACAAGGCGACTGGCAGACTCTGTCGGATTCCCGTGGTCTGTTCAGTGAACTGTTGTCTCATTCCCGTCAGGAGATTCAGCTATGA